The Coffea arabica cultivar ET-39 chromosome 8e, Coffea Arabica ET-39 HiFi, whole genome shotgun sequence genome window below encodes:
- the LOC113704825 gene encoding uncharacterized protein gives MDPFRRRLNSRKAIFPQVLPYFILIFIILVLAIIKDGLHNEKFNSHLSKLENQSSSGSSHLTKAVHYYNTVFQRLMDEGFLLPSSKALCIESISGHDVMALRNIGVIDAFGISEAALRASEHGLNHDPFHNNTFDFEFFGHSSWFDWSVHPSETIAQICRTLKAGGYLVVHIAVNDEYTYNSFINLFTCFTLKASRDIKFKEFALPSLHEFVLKKANKHSSPSQLESSDKCKVPKYKRDLINDLEPLVMEEPQDSWSWDGLGKNADGIQYLSSMVDLRYKERHIYVDLGARNYDSSIGSWFEKQYPKQNKTFEVYAFEADKSFYGEYEGKKGVKLMPYAAWVRNETLSFEIDREPDNVGLQWAEMGRIQPKQLSTEDRENIDKVYRVEALDLADWLIRTFSKRDFVVMKMDIEGSEFDLMNRLVESGAFCLIDELFLECHYDRWIKCCSGEKTNRHKRSYAQCMNLYAKLRKDGCFVHQWW, from the coding sequence ATGGACCCTTTCAGGAGAAGATTAAATTCAAGGAAAGCAATCTTCCCTCAAGTCCTTCCTTACTTTATtctcattttcatcattttggtTTTAGCCATCATCAAAGATGGATTACACAACGAAAAATTCAATTCCCATTTATCCAAATTGGAGAATCAGTCTTCATCTGGTTCTAGCCACCTGACCAAAGCAGTTCATTACTACAACACAGTTTTCCAGCGTTTGATGGATGAAGGTTTCTTGTTACCAAGCTCTAAAGCTTTATGCATTGAAAGTATAAGTGGTCATGATGTAATGGCTCTAAGGAACATTGGAGTCATTGATGCATTTGGGATTTCTGAGGCAGCACTCAGAGCCTCAGAACATGGCTTAAACCATGATCCCTTTCATAACAATACCTTTGATTTCGAGTTTTTTGGCCATAGCAGTTGGTTTGATTGGTCGGTCCATCCTTCAGAAACAATTGCTCAGATTTGCAGGACACTGAAAGCAGGAGGATATTTGGTTGTTCACATTGCTGTTAATGATGAGTATACTTACAACTCTTTCATTAACTTGTTTACCTGTTTCACGTTAAAGGCTTCGCGCGACATCAAATTCAAGGAGTTTGCACTCCCTTCTTTGCATGAATTTGTTCTGAAGAAAGCAAACAAGCATTCTAGCCCTAGCCAGTTGGAATCATCAGATAAGTGCAAGGTCCCAAAGTACAAAAGAGACCTGATCAACGATCTTGAGCCATTGGTGATGGAAGAGCCACAAGACTCTTGGTCTTGGGATGGTCTGGGGAAAAACGCAGACGGTATCCAGTACCTTTCTTCCATGGTTGATTTAAGATATAAGGAGAGGCACATCTATGTGGATCTTGGAGCCAGAAACTACGATTCAAGTATCGGGAGTTGGTTCGAAAAGCAATATCCAAAGCAGAACAAGACTTTTGAAGTCTATGCATTTGAGGCTGATAAGTCTTTTTATGGAGAGTACGAAGGAAAGAAAGGGGTGAAGCTGATGCCTTATGCTGCATGGGTGAGGAATGAGACCTTGTCGTTTGAAATCGACCGAGAACCCGATAATGTAGGGCTGCAATGGGCAGAGATGGGCAGGATTCAACCGAAGCAGTTATCAACTGAGGACAGGGAGAACATAGACAAGGTGTATAGGGTTGAGGCTTTGGATCTTGCTGATTGGCTGATAAGAACTTTTTCAAAGAGGGATTTTGTGGTAATGAAAATGGATATTGAGGGTTCCGAATTTGATTTGATGAATAGATTGGTAGAAAGTGGtgctttttgtttgattgatgaGTTGTTCTTGGAATGCCATTATGATCGTTGGATCAAATGCTGTTCCGGTGAGAAGACCAATAGGCACAAGAGGTCATATGCTCAATGCATGAATTTGTATGCCAAACTCAGAAAAGATGGATGCTTCGTGCACCAATGGTGGTAA